The following coding sequences lie in one Glycine soja cultivar W05 chromosome 16, ASM419377v2, whole genome shotgun sequence genomic window:
- the LOC114391055 gene encoding subtilisin-like protease SBT1.9, giving the protein MATMIRLCLCFSIIVLHLVSRMAQSENYIIHMDSSSMPKLFSTKHNWYLSTLSSALENTHVTTNDNILNTASSKLIYTYTNVMNGFSANLSPNELEALKNSPGYISSTLDLQAKLHTTHSPQFLGLNPKIGAWPASKFGEDVIVGLVDSGLWLESESFKDEGMTEIPSRWKGQCESSIKCNNKLIGARLFNKGFTFAKYPNLVTFENSTRDTEGHGTHTSSIAVGSQVENASFFGFANGTAQGIASRARIAMYKAVWDGKAHSTDVLAAIDSAISDGVDVLSLSFGFGNISMYSDPIAIATFAAMEKGIFVSTSAGNSGPDRGTLNSAIPWVINVGASTLDREFRGTLALGNGVNIPGLSLYLGNFSAHQVPIVFMDSCDTLEKLANASGKIVVCSEDKNNVPLSFQVYNVHWSNAAAGVFISSTIDTSFFLRNGSAGIIINPGNGQIVKAYIKSNPNAKACMSFKTTTLATKPAPSVDVYSSRGPSSSCPFVLKPDITAPGTSILAAWPPNLPVAQFGSQNLSSNFNFLTGTSMACPHVAGVGALLRGAHPDWSPAAIRSAIMTTSDIFDNTKELIKDIADDYKPASPLALGSGHANPNKALDPGLVYDVGVQDYVNLLCAMSSTQQNISIITRSSTNNCSNPSLDLNYPSFIGFFSSNGSSNESRVAWEFQRTVTNVGEKQTIYSANVTPIKGFNVSVVPSKLVFKEKNEKLSYKLRIEGPMVEGFGYLTWTDMKHAVRSPIVVTNQAPSNSISI; this is encoded by the coding sequence ATGGCTACCATGATTCGTCTTTGTCTTTGCTTCTCCATCATAGTCCTTCACCTTGTCTCCAGAATGGCTCAATCTGAAAATTATATCATCCACATGGACTCATCATCCATGCCCAAACTATTCTCCACCAAACACAATTGGTATCTGTCAACCCTTTCTTCTGCACTAGAAAATACTCATGTTACAACCAATGATAATATTCTCAACACTGCTTCCTCTAAGCTGATTTATACCTACACCAACGTCATGAATGGTTTTAGTGCAAATTTGTCACCTAATGAACTTGAAGCCCTCAAAAACTCCCCGGGTTACATTTCTTCCACACTAGATCTGCAAGCCAAGCTTCACACCACACACTCACCCCAATTCCTTGGCCTCAATCCCAAAATAGGGGCATGGCCTGCTTCGAAATTCGGCGAAGATgtcattgttgggttggtggacAGTGGACTTTGGCTAGAAAGTGAAAGCTTCAAAGATGAAGGGATGACTGAAATTCCTTCACGGTGGAAAGGCCAATGTGAAAGTAGCATCAAATGCAACAACAAACTCATAGGAGCTAGGCTCTTTAACAAAGGGTTCACTTTTGCCAAATACCCTAATCTCGTAACATTTGAGAACTCAACTCGAGACACAGAAGGCCACGGGACACACACATCAAGCATTGCAGTTGGAAGCCAAGTTGAGAATGCATCATTCTTTGGCTTTGCCAATGGAACAGCACAAGGAATAGCTTCAAGGGCGAGAATAGCAATGTACAAGGCCGTGTGGGATGGTAAAGCTCACTCAACTGATGTATTAGCCGCGATTGATAGTGCAATATCAGATGGTGTTGATGTTCTTTCCTTATCATTCGGCTTTGGTAATATAAGCATGTACAGTGACCCCATTGCTATAGCCACGTTTGCAGCCATGGAGAAAGGCATTTTTGTGTCCACATCAGCAGGGAATTCTGGCCCTGATCGTGGAACTCTAAATAGTGCAATACCATGGGTCATAAACGTTGGTGCTAGCACTTTGGATCGTGAATTTCGAGGGACTCTTGCTCTTGGCAATGGAGTCAACATACCTGGCTTGTCACTCTACCTAGGAAACTTCTCCGCCCACCAAGTTCCTATTGTTTTTATGGACTCGTGTGACACTTTGGAGAAACTTGCCAATGCGAGTGGCAAGATTGTGGTTTGTAGTGAAGATAAGAATAATGTGCCACTGTCATTTCAAGTGTATAATGTGCATTGGTCAAATGCTGCCGCGGGAGTCTTCATATCTAGCACGATTGACACGTCGTTTTTCTTAAGGAATGGTTCTGCAGGCATCATTATTAACCCGGGAAATGGACAAATTGTCAAAGCTTACATCAAGAGTAACCCTAATGCAAAAGCATGCATGTCTTTTAAGACAACAACTTTAGCTACTAAACCAGCACCAAGTGTGGATGTTTACAGTTCTAGAGGGCCTTCAAGTAGTTGTCCATTTGTGTTGAAACCAGACATCACTGCTCCAGGTACATCAATCTTAGCTGCATGGCCTCCAAATCTTCCAGTGGCACAATTTGGGTCCCAAAACCTTTCCagtaacttcaattttttaactGGCACATCCATGGCATGCCCTCACGTGGCAGGTGTGGGAGCACTGTTAAGAGGAGCACACCCTGATTGGAGCCCTGCAGCTATTAGGTCAGCCATTATGACAACATCGGATATATTCGACAATACTAAGGAACTCATCAAGGACATTGCTGATGATTACAAACCAGCCTCTCCTTTAGCCTTGGGATCTGGTCATGCCAACCCCAACAAAGCCCTTGACCCTGGACTTGTTTACGATGTAGGAGTTCAAGATTATGTCAATCTTCTCTGTGCAATGAGCTCCACTCAACAGAACATCTCAATCATCACTAGATCGTCTACTAATAATTGCTCCAATCCTTCCTTGGATCTCAACTACCCTTCTTTCATTGGTTTCTTCAGTAGCAATGGTTCTTCTAATGAATCAAGGGTAGCTTGGGAATTTCAGAGAACAGTGACCAATGTTGGGGAGAAACAAACAATCTATTCTGCTAACGTTACACCCATCAAAGGGTTTAATGTTAGTGTTGTTCCAAGCAAGTTGGTGTTCAAGGAGAAGAACGAGAAGCTAAGTTATAAGTTAAGGATAGAAGGTCCAATGGTCGAAGGCTTTGGGTATCTGACTTGGACGGACATGAAGCATGCGGTGAGGAGCCCTATTGTGGTCACCAATCAGGCACCCTCAAATTCAATTTCCATATAG
- the LOC114389365 gene encoding NAC domain-containing protein 43-like gives MPENMSISVNGQSQVPPGFRFHPTEEELLQYYLRKKVSYEKIDLDVIRDVDLNKLEPWDIQEKCKIGTTPQNDWYFFSHKDKKYPTGTRTNRATAAGFWKATGRDKVIYSNGKRIGMRKTLVFYKGRAPHGQKSDWIMHEYRLDDNNTSDTNIVSNVMADAAQEEGWVVCRIFKKKNHLKTLDSPIASGEGRRSHMFDSCDEGALEQILQQMGRGCKEESSYEGNYNSYGRFAMGLNNGGGGGYNDRFMKLPSLESPKSASMENHHNTNNNCNNNMKSNNNNNNNNNGYHPIIPVEMGTDNEGTFTTHQVSGGDPNNNNSNIVHPLEVGSGGGGLTNWAALDRLVASQLNGQTDASRQLGCAFNDPTMYCTSVDHHDLHHQIPTLRSSSTSANTRPSPAPAFINPPTQDFTSEIDLWNFSRSTSSLLASSEPLCHVSNTSV, from the exons ATGCCGGAAAACATGAGCATATCAGTGAATGGTCAATCTCAAGTCCCTCCTGGCTTCAGGTTTCATCCAACTGAAGAAGAGCTTCTTCAGTACTACTTGAGGAAGAAGGTCTCTTACGAGAAGATTGACCTCGACGTGATTCGTGACGTTGATCTCAACAAGCTCGAGCCATGGGACATACAAG AGAAATGCAAAATAGGAACCACTCCGCAGAATGATTGGTACTTCTTCAGCCACAAAGACAAGAAGTACCCCACAGGAACGCGCACCAATCGCGCAACTGCTGCAGGGTTCTGGAAGGCCACTGGCCGCGACAAAGTCATCTACAGCAATGGAAAGAGGATTGGAATGAGAAAGACTCTGGTTTTCTACAAAGGAAGAGCGCCACATGGCCAGAAATCCGATTGGATCATGCATGAATACAGACTAGACGACAACAACACCAGCGACACCAATATT gtgTCCAATGTGATGGCGGATGCTGCTCAGGAAGAAGGGTGGGTGGTGTGCAGGATATTCAAGAAGAAGAACCATCTGAAAACCCTAGACAGCCCCATAGCTTCCGGGGAAGGTAGAAGGAGCCACATGTTCGACTCGTGCGACGAGGGAGCTTTGGAGCAAATACTTCAGCAAATGGGAAGGGGCTGCAAGGAGGAGAGCAGCTATGAAGGCAACTACAACAGCTATGGAAGGTTTGCAATGGGGTTGAACAATGGCGGCGGCGGTGGATACAATGATAGGTTCATGAAGCTCCCGAGCCTCGAGAGCCCAAAATCCGCAAGCATGGAGAACCACCACAACACCAACAACAACTGCAACAATAACATgaagagtaataataataataataataataataacgggTACCATCCCATAATTCCAGTAGAGATGGGCACGGACAATGAAGGGACATTCACAACGCACCAGGTGAGTGGTGGTGacccaaacaacaacaacagcaacattGTTCATCCATTGGAGGTAGGATCAGGTGGTGGAGGCCTCACCAACTGGGCTGCGCTGGACCGTTTAGTTGCATCTCAACTCAATGGCCAAACCGATGCCTCTAGGCAACTAGGATGTGCTTTCAACGACCCCACCATGTATTGCACCAGCGTCGACCATCATGATCTTCATCATCAAATCCCCACCCTCCGATCCTCATCAACGTCCGCTAACACACGACCTTCCCCTGCACCCGCATTCATCAACCCCCCAACACAGGACTTCACCAGCGAGATTGACCTTTGGAACTTCTCCCGATCCACGTCCTCACTGTTGGCATCCTCCGAACCACTGTGCCACGTGTCCAACACGTCAGTGTAG